The sequence TAGTAGCTGGATGTCCATTCCTATAGTCGGTAAAGTGCAGGCTAGGCCTGGAGGCTTTGGTCTGGAGCACCAGCTGTCGAGGTTCGACTTTTGCCAGCCCGAGGGCCCCGACTTGTTTTTTTTCGACCCTTCCCCGGTGCGAAGATACGTATTTTCTTGTATAGCCCTTCACCTACACTGGAACTGCGAATGGCTTTGTTGTCTTGCAAGGTGACATGAACAATACGACGTTCAGCTGGGTTGAGGGCGGCAATAGTTTGGGTTTTCCCTGTTTCTTTAACCTTTGCAGCCATTTGTAAGGCAAGCTCTTGCAGCTCTGTTTCACGTGAATCTCGAAAATCACCACAATC is a genomic window of Desulfobulbaceae bacterium containing:
- a CDS encoding RNA-binding protein, giving the protein VKALLPDMVALMGFPSEVTTSTSGNKISAHISGEFTKELVGRDGDTLDAIQYLMRKMISQKKYTDKLFFSLDCGDFRDSRETELQELALQMAAKVKETGKTQTIAALNPAERRIVHVTLQDNKAIRSSSVGEGLYKKIRIFAPGKGRKKTSRGPRAGKSRTSTAGAPDQSLQA